The following are encoded together in the Mycolicibacterium arabiense genome:
- a CDS encoding GntR family transcriptional regulator, which produces MSVEPTSLLRLEKTSLREQALTALRKAITSGQIKPSTHLVETELSEALQISRGTLREAMRQLQQEGLISAGPRGRLSVRHLDTKEIRDIFHVRAALESLAARELAAKPDRVEAVKALRSAVDDMDRWAASNLEDRIEADLRFHRTMCQLTGNVTLLHQWTSLEGSIRMSIMFAGVERAIKNMNAKRHHDIVDAIESGDSDKAAAAVIDHMAGAAETLVTA; this is translated from the coding sequence ATGTCGGTGGAACCGACCTCGCTACTGCGGCTGGAGAAGACCAGTCTGCGCGAGCAAGCGCTGACCGCGCTGCGGAAGGCCATCACCTCGGGGCAGATCAAGCCGAGCACTCATCTCGTGGAAACGGAACTGTCCGAGGCGTTGCAGATCAGCCGCGGCACGCTGCGCGAGGCCATGCGCCAGCTGCAGCAAGAGGGGCTGATCTCAGCGGGCCCACGGGGCCGGCTATCGGTGCGACACCTCGACACCAAGGAGATCCGCGACATCTTCCACGTGCGCGCGGCACTCGAGTCGTTGGCCGCCCGCGAGCTGGCAGCGAAGCCCGATCGAGTTGAGGCGGTCAAGGCTCTGCGGAGCGCAGTCGACGACATGGATCGCTGGGCGGCATCGAACCTCGAAGACCGCATCGAGGCCGACCTCCGGTTCCATCGGACGATGTGCCAACTCACCGGAAACGTCACCCTGCTTCACCAGTGGACCTCACTGGAAGGCAGCATCCGGATGTCGATCATGTTCGCGGGCGTCGAGCGAGCCATCAAGAACATGAACGCCAAACGGCACCACGACATCGTCGACGCCATCGAGTCCGGCGACAGCGACAAGGCCGCTGCGGCCGTCATCGACCACATGGCTGGCGCCGCAGAGACCTTGGTGACCGCCTAG
- a CDS encoding transketolase family protein, whose translation MTSVAPLKTSAMIASFADPGQKTSPAPFGHALVKAAQADERIVGLTADLGKYTDMHVFAREFPDRFFQMGMAEQLLFGAAAGMAETGLIPFASTYSVFAARRAYDFICLDIAEPNLNVNVVGGLPGLTTGYGPSHQATEDIAIFRGMPNLTIVDPCDSVDIEQAVPQLAEHPGPTYLRLLRGNVPTVLDEYDYRFELGKAKVLRGGADVVLISSGLMTMRALQAAEKLSAHNVDVAVIHTPTIKPFDSETVLAQVDTDRLVVTLENHTVVGGLFETVASVAVRRGLAKQITPIGLPDEFLAAGALPTLHERYGLSTARIVADVLDRL comes from the coding sequence ATGACATCCGTTGCCCCCCTAAAGACCTCGGCGATGATCGCATCGTTCGCCGACCCCGGACAGAAGACGTCGCCCGCGCCCTTCGGGCACGCGCTGGTCAAGGCCGCTCAGGCCGACGAACGCATCGTCGGGTTGACCGCTGATCTCGGCAAGTACACCGACATGCACGTCTTCGCCCGAGAGTTTCCTGACCGGTTCTTTCAGATGGGCATGGCCGAGCAGTTGCTCTTCGGCGCCGCCGCCGGCATGGCCGAAACCGGTCTCATTCCCTTTGCATCCACCTACTCGGTGTTCGCAGCGCGACGCGCGTACGACTTCATCTGCCTCGACATCGCCGAGCCCAACCTCAACGTGAACGTGGTTGGTGGCCTCCCCGGGCTGACGACGGGTTATGGCCCATCGCATCAAGCTACGGAGGACATTGCGATCTTCCGCGGCATGCCGAACCTGACGATCGTCGACCCATGCGATTCGGTCGACATCGAACAGGCGGTGCCGCAGCTTGCCGAGCATCCCGGCCCGACCTATCTTCGGCTACTGCGGGGCAACGTGCCCACGGTGCTCGACGAGTACGACTACCGCTTCGAACTCGGGAAGGCCAAAGTCCTCCGCGGCGGTGCCGACGTGGTGTTGATCTCGTCGGGTTTGATGACGATGCGGGCACTGCAGGCGGCCGAGAAGTTGAGTGCGCACAACGTCGACGTCGCCGTCATCCATACGCCGACCATCAAGCCCTTCGATTCGGAAACCGTGTTGGCGCAGGTGGACACCGACCGGCTGGTAGTGACGCTCGAGAACCACACGGTGGTCGGAGGGTTGTTCGAAACCGTTGCCTCGGTCGCTGTGCGGCGGGGTCTGGCCAAGCAGATCACGCCGATCGGCCTGCCTGATGAATTCCTCGCCGCGGGCGCATTGCCCACGCTGCACGAACGCTATGGACTGTCGACGGCGCGCATCGTCGCGGACGTGCTGGACCGGTTGTAG
- a CDS encoding MFS transporter, giving the protein MSDDALTMRGPVHGTKDAKRVAIGSGVGAVIETYDFIGFGTAAALYFGTAFFPNSSPVTGTLLAFATLGVGFVARPLGGIIGGHLGDKVGRKPVLVASLILMGLATFAIGLLPTYETVGVLAPILLVTVRIIQGLAFGAEWGGAILMSYEHAPWKKKGRYTGIVQAGFPVGLLIANLVFFFSIHLGGDWAWRVPFLASAVLVIVGLIIRAKVPESPVFEDVKEQGDIVKSPIVEVVKTDWRNILRGIGLRIAETAGYAVSITYMLSYLKNAELATRSQTIGALCIASAVGIFATFAWAKLTDRIGRRPLYLWVCALGIPWGVLMFVTVNTGVFILIIASFVIAYGVFQNALAGSQGGWFPELFNANTRSSGASLAYQISAIASGFTPFITTLLYEAYGWWGPALLFSGYMAIGLIAAILTRETWGPRERQLADEASAAAPSNHGVAA; this is encoded by the coding sequence ATGAGCGACGACGCTCTGACGATGCGGGGTCCGGTGCACGGCACCAAGGACGCCAAGCGGGTAGCAATCGGCTCCGGTGTCGGAGCCGTCATCGAGACGTACGACTTCATCGGGTTCGGCACGGCCGCCGCGCTCTACTTCGGGACCGCCTTCTTTCCCAACTCGAGTCCGGTGACCGGCACGCTGCTGGCATTCGCGACGCTCGGCGTCGGGTTCGTTGCTCGGCCCTTGGGTGGCATCATCGGCGGCCACCTCGGCGACAAGGTCGGTCGCAAGCCGGTTCTGGTTGCATCGCTGATCCTCATGGGTCTGGCCACGTTCGCGATCGGACTGCTACCGACCTACGAGACGGTCGGTGTGCTTGCGCCGATCCTCCTGGTAACGGTGCGCATCATCCAGGGCTTGGCCTTCGGCGCCGAGTGGGGTGGGGCGATCCTGATGAGCTATGAGCACGCGCCATGGAAGAAGAAGGGCCGCTACACGGGCATCGTGCAGGCCGGCTTCCCCGTCGGACTGCTCATCGCCAACCTGGTCTTCTTCTTCAGCATCCACCTAGGCGGCGACTGGGCGTGGCGGGTGCCGTTCCTCGCAAGCGCCGTACTGGTCATCGTCGGTTTGATCATCCGGGCCAAGGTGCCCGAGTCTCCGGTCTTCGAGGACGTCAAGGAGCAAGGCGACATCGTCAAGTCGCCGATCGTCGAGGTGGTCAAGACGGACTGGCGAAACATCCTGCGCGGCATCGGCCTTCGCATCGCCGAAACGGCCGGGTACGCGGTGTCCATCACGTACATGCTGTCCTATCTGAAGAACGCGGAACTAGCGACCAGATCTCAAACCATCGGCGCGCTGTGCATCGCATCGGCGGTCGGCATCTTCGCCACCTTCGCCTGGGCGAAACTCACGGACCGGATCGGACGACGCCCGCTGTACCTGTGGGTGTGTGCACTGGGCATCCCGTGGGGCGTCCTCATGTTCGTCACGGTGAACACCGGGGTGTTCATCCTCATCATCGCGTCGTTCGTCATCGCCTACGGGGTGTTCCAGAACGCGCTGGCCGGCTCCCAGGGCGGCTGGTTCCCAGAACTGTTCAACGCCAACACCCGTTCCTCGGGTGCGTCGCTGGCCTACCAGATCTCGGCCATCGCATCGGGGTTCACTCCCTTCATCACCACGCTGCTGTACGAGGCCTACGGCTGGTGGGGCCCGGCGCTGTTGTTCAGCGGTTACATGGCCATCGGCTTGATCGCGGCGATCCTCACCCGTGAAACCTGGGGCCCGCGGGAGCGTCAACTCGCCGACGAGGCCAGCGCCGCAGCACCTTCGAACCACGGGGTAGCAGCATGA
- a CDS encoding transketolase — protein sequence MNRNQKVTDAAYRMRHHALNMGEAQGQGYIGQALGAADMLAAVYADQLRYRADDPHWAQRDRFLLSTGHYAIALYAALAEAGIVDVADLDSYGSDGSRLPMSGMASYTPGMEISGGSLGHGLTVAVGMALGLRHQGSSARVINFLSDGELDEGSTWEAAMGASHHRLGNLIAMVDINALQADGPTVGVLRTEPVTDKWTACGWHAQRVDGNDVDALLRAFDNVTTEPVGVPSVILCDTRVGRGVPMLENREKAHFMRIDADEWQVCRDQLTAGHEGALV from the coding sequence ATGAACCGCAATCAAAAGGTCACCGACGCTGCCTACCGCATGCGCCACCACGCACTGAACATGGGCGAGGCGCAGGGCCAGGGCTACATCGGGCAGGCCCTAGGTGCCGCCGACATGCTGGCCGCCGTCTACGCCGATCAGCTGCGCTACCGCGCCGACGATCCGCACTGGGCCCAACGCGACCGATTCCTCCTCTCGACGGGCCATTACGCCATCGCCCTCTACGCCGCGTTGGCTGAGGCGGGCATCGTCGACGTGGCCGACCTCGACAGCTACGGATCAGACGGATCACGGCTACCGATGTCTGGAATGGCCAGCTACACACCGGGAATGGAGATCTCCGGGGGATCGCTGGGCCATGGTCTGACCGTCGCGGTCGGAATGGCTCTGGGATTGCGGCACCAAGGGTCGAGTGCACGGGTCATCAACTTCCTGTCGGATGGCGAACTCGACGAGGGGTCGACGTGGGAGGCCGCCATGGGAGCCTCACATCATCGGCTGGGCAATCTGATCGCGATGGTCGACATCAACGCCTTGCAGGCTGACGGCCCCACCGTGGGCGTGCTGCGCACCGAACCGGTAACCGACAAGTGGACCGCCTGCGGATGGCACGCGCAGCGCGTCGACGGTAACGACGTCGATGCATTGCTTCGAGCGTTCGACAACGTGACGACCGAGCCCGTCGGCGTGCCGTCGGTCATTCTGTGTGACACCCGGGTAGGGCGCGGTGTCCCCATGCTGGAAAACCGCGAAAAGGCGCACTTCATGCGCATCGACGCCGACGAGTGGCAGGTCTGCCGCGATCAGCTCACCGCCGGCCACGAAGGAGCACTCGTATGA